One Equus quagga isolate Etosha38 unplaced genomic scaffold, UCLA_HA_Equagga_1.0 98601_RagTag, whole genome shotgun sequence genomic region harbors:
- the LOC124234641 gene encoding TGF-beta receptor type-2-like — MITDNNGAVKLPQLCKFCDVTSSTCDNQKSCMSNCSITSICEDPHEVCVAVWRKNDKNITLETVCHDPKLTYHGFVLEDAASPKCIMKEKKVSGETFFMCSCSSDECNDHIIFSEGEFSSLEGLEPDFLCVDFLCPWSAVSQSILLWLRLR, encoded by the exons ATGATCACTGACAACAATGGTGCAGTCAAGCTTCCACAACTGTGTAAATTTTGTGACGTGACATCTTCCACCTGTGACAATCAGAAATCCTGCATGAGCAACTGCAGCATCACATCCATCTGTGAGGATCCACACGAAGTCTGTGTGGCTGTCTG GAGAAAGAATGATAAGAACATAACACTAGAGACGGTTTGCCATGACCCCAAGCTCACCTACCATGGATTTGTTCTTGAAGATGCTGCTTCTCCAAAGTgtattatgaaggaaaaaaaagtgtctgGCGAGACTTTCTTTATGTGTTCCTGTAGCTCTGATGAGTGCAACGACCACATCATCTTCTCAGAAGGTGAGTTTTCTTCTCTCGAGGGTCTGGAGCCCGACTTCCTCTGTGTTGATTTCCTGTGCCCCTGGTCTGCTGTCTCCCAGTCCATCCTCCTGTGGCTGAGGCTGAGA